The following coding sequences lie in one Rutidosis leptorrhynchoides isolate AG116_Rl617_1_P2 chromosome 6, CSIRO_AGI_Rlap_v1, whole genome shotgun sequence genomic window:
- the LOC139853818 gene encoding BTB/POZ domain-containing protein At4g08455-like — protein sequence MEKVSKAVRNQKAKEEEICKAAEEIKTNLFKSKSVLYVPDEVTETDKWWNLTWILPGSIEAFSFDWFYGMGIKASKFLKLIGPATIWAIWMARNDLLFNGIFMCRSVLVRNIKLKSFLWATNLKLCNGFQSYVWEHHYYKNQEKKPVLRGIETGLKTETMRCVSCGKHYYIDYDSDHDSDYYSDSDDENAPTCRACFEKACKTENKKLKRENVELKSKVSFLKFWDPLDTRTQYVHRPIDPCFTDVVLVAVDLDSGKPFADSVPVPANKAILASRSPVFRAMLETEMEESRSGTIKLSDVSHNVLCAFVKFLYIAETPLDDDMACDLIIFADKYQVKHLKTYCETFLIEKLNWENSLKNYSFAHQHNAKILLDAALSMIFDNMDKLSKQEGYLKILEKDHRLVMDIYEAYVSKRVNVVATTSHGDKIT from the exons ATGGAAAAGGTATCAAAAGCAGTTAGAAACCAAAAGGCAAAAGAGGAAGAGATTTGTAAAGCTGCAGAGGAAATCAAAACTAATCTGTTCAAATCAAAATCCGTCCTTTATGTTCCAGATGAGGTGACAGAAACCGATAA ATGGTGGAATTTAACTTGGATCCTACCGGGTTCGATTGAAGCTTTTTCATTTGATTGGTTCTATGGGATGGGCATTAAAGCATCTAAGTTTTTGAAATTAATCGGACCCGCAACCATTTGGGCAATTTGGATGGCTAGAAACGATCTCCTTTTCAATGGTATTTTCATGTGTCGTTCGGTTTTGGTCCGCAATATCAAGCTAAAATCATTCTTATGGGCCACAAATCTTAAGCTTTGCAACGGTTTTCAATCCTACGTTTGGGAACACCACTACTACAAAAATCAGGAAAAGAAACCGGTTTTAAGGGGTATAGAGACCGGTTTAAAAACAG AGACGATGAGATGCGTATCTTGTGGTAAACACTATTACATCGACTACGACTCCGACCACGACTCCGACTACTACTCCGACTCCGATGATGAAAATGCACCTACTTGTAGAGCATGTTTTGAGAAAGCATGTAAGACCGAAAACAAAAAATTGAAACGTGAAAACGTGGAATTGAAATCAAAAGTTAGTTTTCTTAAGTTTTGGGACCCGCTTGACACTCGAACCCAATATGTTCACCGACCTATTGACCCTTGTTTCACCGACGTTGTTTTGGTTGCTGTTGATTTGGATTCGGGTAAACCCTTTGCTGATTCGGTTCCTGTTCCTGCTAATAAGGCCATTCTG GCAAGCCGTTCGCCAGTGTTTAGAGCCATGCTTGAAACCGAAATGGAAGAAAGCCGTAGTGGCACAATCAAGCTAAGTGATGTTTCACATAACGTCCTATGTGCCTTTGTCAAGTTCCTCTACATAGCTGAAACGCCTCTTGACGATGACATGGCATGTGATCTTATAATTTTCGCTGACAAATACCAAGTGAAGCATCTAAAAACCTATTGTGAGACATTTTTGATAGAGAAACTTAACTGGGAAAATTCACTTAAGAACTACTCATTTGCTCATCAGCATAATGCTAAAATCTTGCTTGATGCTGCATTATCGATGATTTTTGACAATATGGATAAGCTAAGTAAGCAAGAAGGGTATCTAAAGATTTTGGAGAAAGATCATCGGCTTGTGATGGATATTTATGAAGCTTACGTCTCTAAAAGGGTAAACGTCGTCGCTACCACTAGTCATGGTGATAAGATAACATAA